The following are encoded in a window of Pseudomonas graminis genomic DNA:
- a CDS encoding OmpA family protein, with the protein MSMIRTALPLILVTSVLTGCAGLQKTDWPLCAAGGALSGAAIGAFQSASVAAGFGAAVGVMAGAYCWVHGDGDDDGDGVLNSKDKCPNTPKGTSVDATGCPIVTPAPEPVAAPVVLPKEEIITIRDVHFEFNKATLTPGDKQQLDMVATKLKTEAPNVQLHVSGHTDSVGSDAYNQKLSQKRAQSVTDYLVSAGIPRASFVSVEGDGEARPVADNKTADGRALNRRVEIKINR; encoded by the coding sequence ATGAGCATGATTCGGACAGCGTTACCTCTGATTTTGGTTACCAGTGTATTGACGGGCTGTGCGGGCTTGCAAAAGACCGACTGGCCTCTGTGTGCGGCCGGTGGCGCACTGAGCGGCGCAGCGATCGGCGCCTTCCAGTCTGCCTCGGTGGCGGCAGGCTTCGGTGCTGCGGTAGGCGTCATGGCTGGCGCGTATTGCTGGGTCCATGGGGATGGCGATGATGACGGCGACGGCGTCCTCAACAGCAAGGACAAATGCCCGAACACGCCGAAAGGCACCTCGGTCGATGCCACCGGTTGCCCGATCGTGACACCTGCGCCTGAGCCAGTTGCTGCTCCGGTGGTGCTGCCCAAAGAAGAAATCATCACCATTCGTGACGTGCACTTCGAGTTCAACAAAGCCACGCTGACACCGGGTGACAAACAGCAGCTGGACATGGTTGCGACCAAACTCAAAACCGAAGCCCCGAACGTGCAACTCCACGTCAGCGGCCACACCGACAGCGTAGGCAGCGATGCGTACAACCAGAAACTGTCGCAAAAACGCGCGCAATCGGTGACCGACTACCTCGTCAGCGCCGGCATCCCGCGTGCCTCGTTCGTGTCCGTTGAAGGTGATGGCGAAGCGCGCCCTGTGGCCGACAACAAAACCGCCGACGGCCGAGCGCTGAACCGCCGCGTCGAGATCAAAATCAACCGTTGA
- a CDS encoding serine hydrolase domain-containing protein: MQIQGHFELQFEAVREAFAALFDDPQERGAALCVQVGGETVLDLWAGTADKDGSEVWHSDTIANLFSCTKTFTAVTALQLVGEGKLNLDEPVARLWPEFAANGKQSVTLRQLLCHQAGLPAIREILPAEALYDWQTMTSVLAAEEPWWTPGQGHGYAAITYGWLVGEMIRRADGRGPGESIAARISRPLGLDFHVGLADEEFHRVAHIARGKGNTGDESAQRLLQTTMREPASMTARAFTNPPSIMTSTNKPEWRRMQQPAANGHGNARSLAGFYSGLLDGSLLDGDLLNELTREHSIGQDKTLLTQTRFGLGCMLDQPAVPNATFGLGAKSFGHPGAGGSVGFADPERDVAFGFVTNTLGPYVLMDPRAQRLVRELGECLQ; this comes from the coding sequence GTGCAGATTCAAGGCCATTTCGAGCTTCAGTTTGAGGCCGTACGCGAGGCGTTCGCCGCGCTGTTCGACGATCCGCAGGAGCGTGGCGCAGCGCTGTGCGTGCAGGTTGGCGGCGAGACGGTGCTGGATCTGTGGGCGGGCACGGCAGACAAGGATGGCAGCGAAGTCTGGCACAGCGACACCATTGCCAATCTCTTCTCCTGCACCAAGACTTTTACGGCGGTCACGGCCTTGCAGTTGGTGGGCGAGGGCAAGCTGAATCTGGATGAGCCTGTCGCCCGTCTCTGGCCTGAGTTTGCGGCCAACGGCAAACAGTCCGTCACGCTGCGCCAGTTGCTGTGTCATCAGGCCGGGCTCCCGGCGATCCGTGAAATATTGCCGGCCGAAGCGCTTTACGACTGGCAGACCATGACAAGTGTGTTGGCTGCCGAGGAGCCCTGGTGGACGCCGGGGCAGGGCCACGGCTATGCCGCCATCACCTACGGCTGGCTGGTGGGCGAGATGATTCGGCGTGCCGACGGGCGTGGCCCGGGCGAATCCATTGCGGCGCGTATTTCACGGCCATTGGGCCTGGATTTCCATGTCGGTCTCGCTGATGAAGAGTTTCACCGCGTCGCCCACATCGCCAGAGGCAAGGGCAATACCGGCGACGAGTCCGCACAGCGGCTGCTGCAGACCACGATGCGCGAACCCGCTTCCATGACCGCCAGGGCGTTCACCAACCCGCCGTCGATCATGACCAGCACCAACAAGCCGGAATGGCGGCGCATGCAGCAACCTGCCGCCAATGGCCATGGCAACGCACGCAGTCTGGCCGGTTTCTACAGCGGCTTGCTGGATGGCAGCCTGCTGGACGGCGACTTGCTCAACGAGCTCACCCGCGAGCACAGCATCGGCCAGGACAAGACGCTGCTCACCCAGACGCGCTTCGGTCTGGGCTGCATGCTCGATCAACCCGCGGTGCCTAACGCAACATTTGGCCTGGGTGCCAAGTCGTTCGGCCATCCTGGCGCAGGCGGCTCGGTAGGTTTCGCCGATCCCGAGCGCGATGTCGCGTTCGGTTTCGTAACGAATACCCTCGGTCCTTACGTGCTGATGGACCCGCGCGCTCAGCGTCTCGTGCGCGAGCTTGGTGAGTGTTTGCAATAA
- a CDS encoding collagen-like protein gives MRNAMLMTAGLLSALTSPWIMAQTISVETHSLMRLPSKTSVLQLDRLEVADYGTLLIPAGLTEVKVGQLVMGHESRIAIVPSAEPFSLQVKQADLGGGAEITARGAPGTFEKAPTPGRNLNVRIEQLNADQLFVDARGGAGSPGYVGLDGGNGIDPGCTWGSASRGIDGDNGGNGRDGAPGALVRLELPATFGNERIKVNVQGGAGGVGGDGGRGGKGGASKGCVVYRADGARSGKNGDKGQSGAAGPTGAIVVRNL, from the coding sequence ATGCGTAACGCGATGCTGATGACGGCAGGCCTGCTGTCCGCCCTGACCAGCCCCTGGATCATGGCCCAGACCATTTCCGTCGAAACCCACTCGCTCATGCGCCTGCCGTCCAAAACCAGCGTATTGCAACTGGACCGACTCGAAGTGGCCGACTACGGCACCCTGCTGATCCCGGCCGGGCTCACCGAAGTCAAAGTCGGTCAACTCGTCATGGGCCACGAATCACGCATCGCCATCGTCCCGAGCGCCGAACCGTTCAGCCTGCAAGTCAAACAGGCCGACCTCGGCGGCGGCGCCGAAATCACCGCGAGGGGCGCCCCGGGCACCTTCGAAAAAGCGCCAACTCCAGGCCGCAACCTCAACGTGAGGATTGAACAACTCAACGCTGACCAACTCTTCGTCGACGCCCGTGGCGGCGCGGGCTCACCCGGGTACGTCGGCCTCGACGGCGGCAACGGCATCGATCCGGGCTGCACCTGGGGTTCCGCCAGTCGCGGGATCGACGGCGACAATGGCGGCAACGGCCGTGACGGCGCGCCGGGTGCGCTCGTTCGTCTTGAGCTGCCAGCGACTTTCGGCAATGAACGCATCAAGGTGAACGTTCAGGGCGGCGCCGGTGGGGTTGGCGGCGACGGTGGTCGCGGCGGCAAAGGCGGCGCGTCCAAAGGCTGCGTGGTCTATCGCGCGGACGGCGCCAGGTCCGGCAAGAACGGTGACAAAGGGCAGTCCGGTGCAGCAGGGCCAACGGGCGCTATCGTGGTTCGCAACTTATAA
- a CDS encoding CopD family protein has product MSPVAFVYALHVLAAIVWVGGMFFAWMILRPAVIAALEGPARLKLWLQVLPRFFVWVWCAVIMLPVTGIGMININFSGFQTAPRYVQVMMGLYVVMVALFLRVSTLNLPQLRKAVLAEQWAEGAAALGGMRRLVGINLMVGVAVVAIAAIRPMF; this is encoded by the coding sequence ATGTCACCTGTAGCCTTTGTCTACGCCTTGCATGTGCTGGCAGCGATTGTGTGGGTAGGAGGTATGTTTTTCGCCTGGATGATTCTTCGACCGGCGGTCATCGCCGCCCTTGAGGGCCCGGCCCGGTTGAAGCTGTGGCTGCAGGTGCTGCCGCGTTTCTTCGTCTGGGTCTGGTGCGCGGTGATCATGCTGCCGGTGACTGGCATTGGCATGATCAATATCAACTTCAGCGGTTTCCAGACTGCGCCCCGTTATGTGCAAGTAATGATGGGGCTGTATGTGGTGATGGTGGCGTTGTTTCTGCGGGTTTCGACGTTGAACCTGCCGCAATTGCGCAAGGCTGTGCTTGCCGAGCAATGGGCTGAGGGCGCTGCGGCGCTGGGTGGAATGCGGCGTCTGGTGGGGATCAATCTGATGGTTGGGGTGGCCGTTGTGGCAATCGCTGCCATCAGGCCCATGTTTTAG
- a CDS encoding SEC-C metal-binding domain-containing protein, translating into MNQQAHVHGPDCDHDHDHHDHHHDHGHVHGPHCGHAPQEPVRNTLKDVGRNDPCPCGSEKKFKKCHGA; encoded by the coding sequence ATGAACCAGCAAGCCCACGTGCACGGTCCCGACTGTGACCACGATCACGACCATCACGATCACCATCATGACCACGGTCATGTGCACGGCCCGCATTGCGGCCACGCGCCTCAGGAGCCGGTACGCAACACGCTCAAGGACGTCGGCCGCAACGATCCTTGCCCTTGCGGCAGCGAGAAAAAATTCAAGAAGTGCCACGGCGCGTAA
- a CDS encoding glutathione binding-like protein has translation MIDLHYWTTPNGHKVSIFLEEAGLPYKIFPVNIGANEQFEADFLKISPNNKIPAIVDHEPADGGEPLNLFESGAILLYLAEKTGQFIAKDLRGRQETLQWLFWQMGGLGPMAGQNHHFNRFAKEKIPYAIKRYVDETARLYGVLNERLADRSFVAGEDYGIADMAIYPWIVPHTFQEQNLDDFPHLKRWFETVANRDAVKRAYALADKINPPKP, from the coding sequence ATGATCGATCTGCACTACTGGACCACCCCCAACGGCCACAAAGTCTCGATTTTCCTCGAAGAAGCGGGCCTGCCGTACAAGATTTTCCCGGTCAACATCGGGGCGAACGAACAGTTCGAAGCCGATTTTCTGAAGATTTCCCCCAACAACAAGATTCCGGCCATCGTCGACCACGAACCTGCTGACGGCGGCGAACCGCTGAACCTGTTCGAGTCCGGCGCTATCCTGCTGTACCTGGCCGAGAAGACCGGTCAGTTCATTGCGAAGGACCTGCGCGGCCGCCAGGAAACCCTGCAATGGCTGTTCTGGCAAATGGGCGGCCTGGGCCCGATGGCCGGTCAGAATCACCACTTCAACCGGTTCGCCAAAGAGAAGATTCCCTACGCGATCAAGCGATACGTTGACGAGACTGCGCGCCTGTACGGCGTGCTGAACGAGCGTCTGGCCGATCGCAGCTTTGTTGCGGGCGAGGACTACGGCATCGCAGACATGGCGATCTACCCGTGGATCGTGCCGCACACGTTCCAGGAGCAGAACCTGGATGACTTCCCGCACCTGAAGCGTTGGTTCGAGACGGTCGCCAATCGCGACGCGGTGAAGCGCGCCTATGCGCTGGCCGACAAGATCAATCCGCCGAAGCCGTAA
- a CDS encoding beta-galactosidase translates to MIRRSLSALLATLCAGMAHAAPDVQQTLFNFVRPADVVKVTTQDAGFPQSNAEQTAEGEVLRRVVFNPVAKPSLQLTPQTGVWDWSHDSAMTLRLQSAMDWALTVYVQIESRDGKILTSRIDLPAGPAQTLVLPLKASSPLSQGMRAGPPMPWMYEGQRVLLANTEGELNSAEVSSVTVSMSQPNVAQSVLIEKFGVQEGDALQTAAFSNLVDGYGQFTRGKWPEKVTSDDQLKALAAKEQQQLQTWLKDRPAHDKYGGLLSGPSFEAKGFFRTEKRDDRWYLVTPEGHPFYSLGVNAVSADDSQTYVEGREAMFTGLPGSDDPLAAFYGKGDDNRETGANRNRQFDQGRWFDFYGANLQRTYGVPKCVEVSKPADPADDEDAGTAANASTADSAAAQTAPAPQPEKTATPAPAVECKPVIVDSKRWVDHTLQRLQAWGFNTVGNWSEPALQNLESSKKERVPYTLPLSIVGDYVSISTGLDWWGGMPDPFDPRFAMATERAVAIAARDHRDDPYLIGYFADNELAWAAPGNDPKDRYALAYGTLKLTTDVPAKRAFLKQLRDKYRNEEGLSKAWGINLSAWELMEDPGFEPPLPSAEHPEIENDFRYFQRVFAETYFKTISDALKWHAPNHLLLGGRFGVTSPEAVEACAKFCDVLSFNSYTLKPQDGVDFAKLRVLDKPVMVTEFHFGSRDRGPFWGGVLEVPREEDRGPAYANFLKSALAEPSIVGVHWFQYLDQPVTGRLLDGENGHLGLVGITDVPYQGFVEAVRKANGQVVDVIAKRP, encoded by the coding sequence ATGATTCGCCGTTCACTGTCCGCCCTCCTTGCCACGCTGTGCGCCGGTATGGCCCACGCCGCGCCTGATGTGCAGCAAACGCTGTTCAATTTCGTCCGGCCCGCCGACGTGGTGAAGGTCACGACCCAGGATGCCGGTTTTCCCCAGTCCAACGCCGAACAGACTGCCGAAGGCGAAGTGCTGCGCAGGGTGGTGTTCAATCCGGTCGCCAAGCCCAGCCTGCAGTTGACCCCGCAGACCGGCGTCTGGGACTGGAGCCACGACAGCGCCATGACCTTGCGCCTGCAAAGCGCGATGGATTGGGCGTTGACGGTGTACGTGCAGATCGAAAGTCGCGACGGCAAAATCCTCACCAGCCGCATCGACCTGCCGGCCGGACCGGCACAAACCCTGGTGCTGCCGCTCAAGGCCAGCTCGCCACTGAGCCAGGGCATGCGCGCCGGCCCACCCATGCCGTGGATGTACGAAGGGCAGCGCGTGTTGCTGGCGAACACCGAGGGTGAGCTGAACAGCGCCGAGGTTTCATCGGTCACCGTGTCGATGTCTCAACCCAATGTGGCGCAGTCCGTCCTGATCGAGAAGTTCGGCGTGCAAGAGGGCGACGCGCTGCAAACCGCGGCCTTCAGCAACCTGGTCGACGGCTACGGTCAGTTCACCCGGGGCAAGTGGCCGGAGAAGGTCACCAGCGACGATCAGCTCAAAGCGCTGGCCGCCAAGGAGCAGCAACAGTTGCAAACCTGGCTGAAAGACCGTCCGGCCCACGACAAATACGGCGGCTTGCTGAGCGGCCCGTCATTCGAAGCGAAGGGCTTTTTCCGCACCGAAAAGCGCGATGATCGCTGGTACTTGGTGACGCCGGAAGGCCACCCTTTTTACTCGCTGGGGGTAAACGCCGTCTCCGCGGACGACAGCCAGACCTACGTCGAAGGCCGCGAAGCCATGTTCACCGGCCTCCCTGGCAGCGACGATCCGCTCGCCGCGTTCTATGGCAAGGGCGACGACAACCGCGAGACGGGCGCCAACCGCAACCGGCAGTTCGATCAGGGCCGCTGGTTCGATTTCTATGGGGCCAACCTGCAGCGCACGTACGGTGTGCCGAAGTGCGTGGAAGTCTCAAAGCCTGCCGATCCGGCCGACGACGAAGACGCGGGCACAGCCGCGAACGCCTCCACTGCCGACAGCGCTGCCGCGCAGACTGCACCAGCGCCTCAGCCCGAAAAAACCGCCACGCCTGCGCCTGCCGTTGAATGCAAACCGGTGATCGTGGACAGCAAACGCTGGGTCGACCACACCCTGCAACGCTTGCAGGCCTGGGGTTTCAACACCGTGGGCAACTGGAGCGAGCCCGCGCTGCAAAACCTCGAAAGCAGCAAGAAGGAACGCGTGCCCTACACACTGCCGCTGTCCATTGTTGGCGACTACGTGAGCATCAGCACCGGCCTGGACTGGTGGGGCGGCATGCCGGACCCATTCGATCCGCGCTTCGCCATGGCCACCGAGCGGGCCGTCGCCATCGCTGCGCGCGATCATCGCGATGACCCGTATCTGATCGGCTACTTCGCCGATAACGAACTGGCCTGGGCTGCGCCGGGCAATGATCCCAAGGACCGCTACGCATTGGCCTACGGCACCCTGAAGTTGACCACCGATGTGCCGGCCAAGCGCGCGTTCCTCAAGCAGTTGCGCGACAAGTACCGCAATGAAGAAGGGCTGTCCAAAGCGTGGGGCATCAATCTATCGGCCTGGGAGTTGATGGAGGACCCGGGCTTCGAGCCGCCGCTGCCGAGCGCAGAGCACCCGGAGATCGAAAACGACTTCCGGTATTTCCAGCGTGTGTTCGCCGAGACCTATTTCAAGACCATTTCCGACGCGCTCAAGTGGCATGCGCCGAACCATCTGCTGCTCGGTGGCCGCTTTGGCGTCACCAGCCCCGAAGCGGTTGAAGCCTGCGCCAAGTTCTGCGACGTGCTGAGCTTCAACTCTTACACCCTCAAACCCCAGGACGGCGTGGACTTCGCGAAACTGCGCGTGCTCGACAAGCCTGTGATGGTCACCGAGTTTCATTTCGGCTCCCGCGATCGCGGGCCGTTCTGGGGCGGAGTGCTCGAAGTGCCGCGGGAGGAAGATCGTGGGCCGGCTTACGCCAATTTCCTGAAAAGCGCGCTGGCCGAGCCCTCCATCGTCGGCGTGCACTGGTTCCAGTACCTGGATCAGCCTGTCACGGGCCGCTTGCTCGACGGCGAAAACGGCCATCTCGGGCTGGTGGGCATCACCGACGTACCGTACCAGGGCTTCGTTGAGGCAGTGCGCAAGGCCAATGGACAGGTCGTGGATGTGATCGCCAAGCGCCCTTAA
- a CDS encoding DUF1145 domain-containing protein, with protein sequence MSVIWGTGKVLTTAFWLLIITSLTITMPNPFDLLFKLAGGLLLLVHLIELIGYNASLRGRPHPMRDRLQILLFGLFHLNTFKRPLAEVHHA encoded by the coding sequence ATGAGTGTGATTTGGGGAACAGGGAAAGTACTGACAACAGCATTCTGGCTACTGATAATCACCAGCCTGACCATCACCATGCCAAACCCCTTCGACCTGTTGTTCAAACTGGCAGGCGGCCTCTTGCTGCTCGTCCACCTCATCGAACTGATCGGCTACAACGCCAGCCTGCGCGGCCGCCCCCATCCCATGCGCGATCGTCTCCAGATTTTGCTCTTCGGCCTCTTTCACCTGAACACATTCAAACGCCCACTGGCGGAGGTACACCATGCGTAA
- a CDS encoding DUF6231 family protein — MTDRFSSRTPQQALAALLDLYAPKRLLLVGAEEFPALQAFREAHPQTELAQAAPGLLPADLAGQRFDLALVVDCLEHMPKRAGLELLGGIRNLNASRIAVLADLDACGWQSTDFYSLALQASERFSRDEQVLTLFTYDLREYKQVPDWLNAKFWANPENHGKYWW, encoded by the coding sequence ATGACTGATCGCTTCTCCAGCCGCACGCCGCAACAGGCCCTCGCCGCCCTGCTCGACCTCTATGCGCCTAAGCGTTTGCTGCTGGTGGGCGCCGAGGAATTTCCGGCGTTGCAGGCTTTTCGCGAAGCGCATCCGCAAACCGAGCTGGCCCAGGCGGCACCGGGCCTTTTGCCCGCCGATCTGGCCGGGCAGCGTTTTGATCTGGCGCTGGTGGTGGACTGTCTGGAGCACATGCCCAAGCGCGCGGGGCTGGAGCTGTTGGGCGGGATCCGCAATCTCAATGCCAGCCGGATCGCCGTGCTGGCCGACCTTGATGCCTGCGGCTGGCAATCCACTGATTTCTACTCGCTGGCACTCCAGGCCAGTGAACGGTTTTCCCGGGATGAGCAAGTGCTCACGCTGTTCACCTACGATCTGCGGGAATACAAACAGGTGCCGGACTGGCTGAACGCGAAGTTCTGGGCCAATCCGGAGAATCACGGCAAGTACTGGTGGTGA
- a CDS encoding YchJ family protein: MSSAICPCGSGNLLDGCCGRYHAGQPAPCAEALMRSRYSAYVLGLVGYLLDTTMPAQQPGLNRDAISQWSAQSTWLGLEVEGAELIGGQPEHAFVTFSARWHDADGEHCHRERSAFVQHEGRWYFIDPTVSLKAGRNDACPCGSQQKFKKCCSAYLS, from the coding sequence ATGAGCAGCGCAATATGCCCCTGCGGCAGCGGCAATCTTCTCGACGGTTGCTGCGGCCGCTATCACGCCGGTCAGCCTGCCCCTTGCGCCGAAGCGCTGATGCGTTCGCGCTACAGCGCTTATGTGCTGGGATTGGTGGGCTATCTGCTGGACACCACAATGCCGGCGCAGCAGCCCGGGCTGAACCGAGATGCCATCAGCCAGTGGAGCGCCCAGAGCACCTGGCTGGGCCTGGAAGTGGAAGGCGCCGAGTTGATCGGCGGCCAGCCAGAGCACGCGTTCGTCACCTTTAGCGCCCGCTGGCACGATGCCGACGGCGAGCATTGTCATCGCGAGCGCTCGGCGTTCGTGCAGCATGAGGGACGCTGGTATTTCATCGACCCGACGGTGTCGCTCAAAGCCGGTCGTAATGATGCCTGCCCCTGCGGCAGCCAACAGAAATTCAAGAAGTGCTGTTCGGCTTATCTAAGCTGA
- a CDS encoding LEA type 2 family protein produces MMFAAHVLRIAGLFALLALSGCSTWITGGFEDPDVKLLKVEVVKAKLLRQDFKLRFRVDNPNDSSLLVRGLRYKILLNDMLLSEGVYSDWFIVKANSHKNFSVPIRTNLWEHLKDISKVLGKANQPVHYRLEGKLKTGFLFGHSVRIGRNGDIIPGDLIPE; encoded by the coding sequence ATGATGTTTGCAGCACACGTCCTCAGAATCGCCGGCCTCTTCGCGCTGCTTGCGCTGTCAGGCTGCTCGACCTGGATAACCGGCGGCTTCGAAGACCCCGACGTCAAGCTGCTGAAGGTCGAGGTGGTCAAGGCCAAGTTGCTGCGTCAGGACTTCAAGCTGCGCTTCAGGGTCGACAACCCCAACGACTCCAGCCTGTTGGTCCGCGGCCTGCGCTACAAGATCCTGCTCAACGACATGCTGCTCAGCGAAGGCGTCTACAGCGACTGGTTCATCGTCAAAGCCAACAGTCACAAAAACTTTTCCGTGCCGATCCGTACCAATCTGTGGGAACACCTCAAGGACATCTCCAAGGTGCTCGGCAAAGCCAATCAGCCGGTGCATTACCGTTTGGAAGGCAAGCTCAAGACTGGATTTTTATTCGGACACAGCGTGCGCATCGGGCGCAATGGCGACATAATCCCCGGCGATTTGATTCCGGAGTAA
- the dinG gene encoding ATP-dependent DNA helicase DinG, with translation MISTELKSQIQGAYSRFLEAKSLKPRYGQRLMIAEVAKVLGDVDTDEEGRRSGDPAVVAVEAGTGTGKTVAYAIAAIPTAKAAGKRLVIATATVALQEQIVYKDLPDLMRNSGLNFTFALAKGRGRYMCLSKLDMLLQEGDAQSATAQLFEEEGFKIEVDEASQKLFTTMIEKLAGNKWDGDRDSWPQELADQDWARLTTDHSQCTNRHCPNFQQCAFYKAREGMGKVDVIVTNHDMVLADLALGGGAVLPDPRDTLYVFDEGHHLPDKAIGHFAHFSRLRSTADWLEQTAKNLTKLLAQHPLPGDLGKLIEQVPELAREIKTQQQFMFTACEQLADFKQGEDMEGRERPRHRFVGGVVPEHMREMGIELKKGFARLDDLFTRLTELLKEGMDGEVNIGIASHQAEEWYPLFGSLLARAHGNWELWTAFTAEDPENSPPMARWLTLADSGSLFDIEVNASPILAAEMLRRNLWNVAYGALVTSATLTALGKFDRFRMRAGLPKDAVTAVVPSPFHHADAGVLRVPDLKADPRNAAEHTAAIIRELPNLVEGSKGTLVLFSSRKQMQEVFDGLERDWRKRVFIQGNLSKQETLNKHKARVDGGDESVLFGLASFAEGVDLPGAYCEHVVIAKIPFAVPDDPVEAALAEWIEARGGNPFMEIAVPDASLRLIQACGRLLRTEQDRGIITLLDRRVVTQRYGKAILNALPPFRREIS, from the coding sequence ATGATCAGCACCGAACTCAAATCCCAGATTCAGGGCGCCTACTCGCGTTTCCTCGAAGCCAAGAGCCTCAAGCCTCGTTACGGCCAGCGCCTGATGATCGCTGAAGTGGCGAAGGTGCTGGGCGACGTCGATACCGACGAAGAAGGCCGCCGTTCGGGTGATCCCGCTGTGGTGGCGGTCGAGGCGGGGACGGGCACCGGCAAAACCGTCGCCTACGCCATCGCAGCCATTCCGACCGCCAAGGCCGCCGGCAAGCGCCTGGTCATCGCGACAGCGACCGTCGCTCTGCAGGAGCAGATCGTCTACAAAGACCTGCCCGACCTGATGCGCAACAGCGGCTTGAATTTCACGTTCGCGCTGGCCAAGGGCCGCGGCCGCTACATGTGCCTGTCCAAACTCGACATGCTGCTGCAGGAAGGCGACGCCCAGAGCGCGACCGCGCAGCTGTTCGAAGAAGAAGGCTTCAAGATCGAAGTGGATGAGGCCAGCCAGAAGCTTTTTACCACCATGATCGAAAAGCTTGCCGGTAACAAATGGGACGGCGACCGCGACAGCTGGCCCCAGGAGCTGGCCGATCAGGACTGGGCGCGCCTGACCACCGATCACAGCCAGTGCACCAACCGCCATTGCCCGAACTTTCAGCAGTGTGCCTTCTACAAGGCCCGCGAGGGCATGGGCAAAGTCGACGTCATCGTCACCAACCACGACATGGTCCTCGCTGATCTGGCGCTGGGCGGCGGTGCGGTCCTGCCCGATCCCCGCGACACCCTGTACGTGTTCGACGAAGGCCACCACCTGCCAGACAAGGCGATCGGCCACTTCGCCCATTTCAGTCGCCTGCGCTCCACTGCCGACTGGCTGGAGCAAACCGCCAAGAACCTCACCAAATTGCTCGCCCAGCACCCGCTGCCGGGCGATCTGGGCAAGTTGATCGAGCAGGTGCCCGAGCTGGCACGGGAGATCAAAACCCAGCAGCAATTCATGTTCACGGCGTGCGAGCAGCTTGCCGATTTCAAGCAAGGCGAAGACATGGAAGGCCGCGAGCGTCCGCGCCATCGCTTCGTCGGCGGTGTGGTCCCCGAACACATGCGCGAGATGGGCATTGAGCTGAAAAAAGGCTTCGCCCGGCTCGACGATCTGTTCACGCGCCTGACCGAGCTGCTTAAAGAAGGCATGGATGGCGAGGTCAACATCGGCATCGCCAGCCATCAGGCGGAAGAGTGGTATCCGTTGTTCGGCAGCTTGCTGGCCCGCGCCCACGGTAACTGGGAATTGTGGACCGCTTTCACCGCAGAAGATCCGGAAAACAGCCCGCCCATGGCGCGCTGGTTGACCCTGGCCGACAGCGGCTCGCTGTTCGACATCGAGGTCAACGCCAGCCCGATCCTCGCCGCCGAAATGCTACGCCGCAACCTGTGGAACGTCGCTTACGGCGCGCTGGTGACCTCGGCTACGTTGACCGCGCTGGGCAAATTCGACCGCTTCCGCATGCGCGCCGGGCTGCCGAAAGATGCTGTTACCGCCGTGGTGCCGAGTCCGTTTCACCATGCTGACGCGGGCGTGTTGCGCGTGCCGGACCTCAAAGCCGACCCTCGCAACGCGGCCGAACACACGGCCGCCATCATCCGTGAACTCCCAAATCTGGTCGAAGGCTCCAAAGGCACGCTGGTGCTGTTCTCGTCCCGCAAACAGATGCAGGAAGTGTTCGACGGGCTGGAACGTGACTGGCGCAAGCGGGTGTTCATCCAGGGCAACCTGTCGAAACAGGAAACCCTCAACAAGCACAAGGCGCGGGTCGACGGTGGCGATGAAAGCGTTCTGTTCGGGCTGGCCAGCTTCGCTGAAGGGGTCGATCTTCCGGGTGCGTATTGCGAGCACGTTGTCATCGCCAAGATTCCTTTCGCCGTGCCGGATGATCCGGTCGAAGCCGCACTGGCCGAATGGATCGAAGCGCGAGGCGGTAATCCGTTCATGGAAATCGCCGTTCCCGACGCCTCGTTGCGCCTGATCCAGGCCTGCGGTCGTCTGCTGCGCACCGAGCAGGACCGCGGCATCATCACGCTGTTGGATCGCCGGGTCGTGACCCAGCGCTATGGCAAAGCCATCCTCAACGCACTGCCGCCATTCCGGCGCGAAATTTCCTGA